One part of the Flavobacterium johnsoniae UW101 genome encodes these proteins:
- a CDS encoding UvrD-helicase domain-containing protein, producing MSGRINKPDTPADKKLRNCLKTKTSFVMIAGAGSGKTTSLIKSLKYIEETEGINLRQEGKKIACITYTTAAEKEILDDVGHDSFFHVSTIHSFLWELIRPFQKDIKKWVSSKIDSKLEELQEARAKFSNRTWQSTRDNNKLETAKYLHMKENFHTVSEFQYETGSKYLDGILGHSDIIAMAPQMIISNPLLQIILSNKYPYFFIDESQDTIPEFVKAMKVVQMNVKNFCLGFFGDPMQKIYHTGSGAIVIETGWQEIRKPENFRCSKNVLDVINKIRALGDGLKKQTGGRKMFVDGEWQLINGSAQIFILQADERHAEKIALVRSYLADQLKDPLWKSDKKEADLKVLVIEHRIAANRLKFAELYSAFKDSSTDSLSMSFSEGTSWALMPFLKYILPLINAYRNGEHFQVVNLLRQYCPLLQKSHLQLPESEPSKILNELKVHLEIINKLLKIESPATVENLFSYLESNNLISFDDRIRTRLNKASKGSLEDEDISVTDQVIANFFKCPVFQVWGYERYLNEESPYSTQHSIKGAEFNRVMVVLDDEEGRRSTSYSYERLLGIKELSDTDVTNAGNGRETSQDRTRRLFYVCCSRALTDLAVVLFTNDPRSAKKAVTETGIFKKNSIKIELDISNEK from the coding sequence ATGAGCGGAAGAATAAATAAACCAGATACTCCTGCTGATAAGAAATTACGTAACTGTTTAAAGACGAAGACGAGCTTTGTAATGATTGCAGGCGCGGGATCAGGTAAAACCACTTCTCTTATAAAGTCGCTTAAATACATAGAAGAAACGGAAGGTATAAATTTACGGCAAGAAGGGAAGAAAATTGCTTGCATAACTTATACCACTGCTGCTGAAAAAGAGATATTGGACGATGTCGGACATGACAGCTTTTTTCACGTATCAACAATCCATAGCTTTCTATGGGAACTTATTAGGCCTTTTCAAAAGGATATTAAAAAGTGGGTTTCATCGAAGATAGATTCTAAGCTTGAAGAATTACAAGAAGCTAGAGCAAAATTTAGTAATAGGACATGGCAAAGTACACGGGACAACAATAAATTAGAAACAGCTAAATATCTACATATGAAAGAGAACTTTCATACTGTTAGCGAATTTCAATATGAAACAGGAAGCAAATATTTAGATGGTATTTTAGGTCATAGTGACATTATTGCAATGGCACCGCAAATGATTATTTCTAACCCTCTTTTACAAATTATTTTGTCTAATAAATATCCATATTTTTTCATTGATGAAAGTCAGGATACTATACCCGAGTTTGTTAAAGCAATGAAAGTTGTTCAAATGAATGTCAAAAATTTCTGTTTAGGTTTTTTTGGAGATCCTATGCAGAAAATTTATCATACAGGTTCTGGAGCAATTGTTATTGAAACAGGGTGGCAAGAAATAAGGAAACCAGAAAATTTTAGATGCTCTAAGAATGTATTAGATGTTATAAACAAAATAAGAGCACTAGGAGACGGATTAAAGAAGCAGACTGGGGGCAGGAAAATGTTCGTTGATGGAGAATGGCAATTAATAAATGGGAGTGCGCAAATTTTTATATTGCAAGCGGATGAGCGACATGCTGAAAAAATAGCTTTAGTACGCAGTTATCTTGCTGATCAGCTTAAAGATCCTCTTTGGAAATCTGACAAAAAGGAAGCAGATTTAAAAGTACTTGTTATTGAGCATAGAATAGCGGCCAACCGTCTAAAGTTTGCAGAATTGTATTCGGCTTTTAAAGACAGCTCGACAGACTCTTTGAGTATGAGTTTCAGTGAAGGGACATCTTGGGCGCTTATGCCATTCTTAAAATATATATTACCACTTATTAATGCTTATAGAAATGGAGAACATTTTCAAGTGGTTAATTTACTTCGACAATATTGTCCACTTTTACAAAAATCACATCTACAATTACCAGAAAGTGAACCAAGTAAAATACTTAATGAATTAAAAGTTCATCTCGAAATCATTAATAAATTATTAAAAATAGAAAGTCCTGCTACGGTCGAAAATCTTTTTTCTTATTTGGAATCTAATAATTTAATATCTTTTGATGATAGAATTAGAACAAGATTGAATAAAGCTTCTAAAGGTTCTCTCGAAGATGAAGACATAAGTGTTACGGATCAAGTTATTGCTAATTTTTTTAAATGTCCAGTTTTCCAAGTATGGGGATATGAGAGATATTTAAATGAAGAGTCACCATATTCGACTCAACACAGTATAAAAGGTGCTGAATTTAATAGAGTAATGGTGGTGTTAGATGATGAAGAGGGAAGACGATCAACTTCGTACTCTTATGAAAGACTTCTAGGCATAAAGGAGCTTTCTGATACAGATGTCACAAATGCTGGTAATGGTAGAGAAACTTCACAAGATAGAACTCGTAGATTGTTTTATGTTTGTTGCTCTAGGGCTTTAACAGATTTAGCTGTAGTATTATTTACCAACGATCCCAGATCTGCGAAAAAAGCGGTCACTGAAACAGGGATTTTTAAAAAAAACTCCATTAAGATAGAATTAGATATCTCCAATGAAAAATAA
- a CDS encoding ATP-binding protein: MSRKIIFIGGIHGSGKGTVCEILKTRTDLTHLTASEVLKWQEISTSQEKKVSDIDQMQNRLLTNLNKIISNNKTYLLDGHYSILNKDGVPEKIPTQTFKDIDPSKLILLTADPKVIKNRIEKRDALIYDINLITEFQNLEISFATEISTLLQIPLLCIDSEELNLEQLLNFIK; this comes from the coding sequence ATGTCCAGAAAAATTATATTTATTGGTGGAATTCACGGAAGTGGAAAGGGAACTGTTTGCGAAATCCTAAAAACGAGAACTGACCTAACACATTTAACAGCTAGTGAAGTTTTAAAATGGCAAGAAATAAGTACGAGCCAAGAAAAAAAGGTTAGTGATATTGATCAAATGCAAAATCGTCTTTTGACTAATTTAAATAAAATTATAAGTAATAATAAAACATACTTATTAGATGGGCATTACTCTATATTGAATAAGGATGGGGTACCAGAAAAAATTCCTACTCAAACTTTTAAAGATATAGATCCTTCAAAATTAATTCTTCTGACAGCAGATCCTAAAGTAATTAAGAATCGAATTGAGAAAAGAGACGCACTAATTTATGATATAAATTTAATTACTGAATTTCAAAATTTGGAAATCAGTTTTGCGACTGAAATAAGTACATTATTGCAAATTCCTCTCCTTTGTATTGATAGTGAGGAATTAAATTTAGAACAACTTTTAAATTTTATAAAATGA